In Heterodontus francisci isolate sHetFra1 chromosome 30, sHetFra1.hap1, whole genome shotgun sequence, a genomic segment contains:
- the rpl23a gene encoding 60S ribosomal protein L23a, with protein sequence MAPKAKKEAVPAKTEAKSKALKAKKAVLKGVHSHRQKKIRTTPTFRRPKTLRLRRQPKYPRKSAPRRNKLDHYAIIKFPLTTESAMKKIEDNNTLVFIVDIKANKHQIKQAVKKLYDIDVAKVNTLIRPDGEKKAYVRLAPDYDALDVANKIGII encoded by the exons ATGGCTCCGAAGGCGAAGAAGGAAG CTgtccctgccaagactgaggctaaATCCAAGGCCTTGAAAGCAAAGAAGGCTGTTTTGAAGGGAGTTCACAGTCACAGGCAGAAGAAAATTAGGACAACACCTACCTTCAGGAGAccaaagacactgagactgagaaggCAACCCAAGTACCCCAGAAAGAGTGCTCCCAGGAGGAACAA ATTGGACCATTATGCTATCATTAAGTTCCCTCTGACCACTGAGTCTGCTATGAAGAAAATTGAGGACAACAATACTTTGGTTTTCATTGTTGACATCAAGGCCAATAAACACCAGATTAAACAGGCTGTCAAGAAACTGTATGATATTGATGTAGCAAAAGTCAACACTCTTATAAG GCCTGACGGTGAGAAGAAAGCATATGTCCGTCTAGCCCCAGACTACGATGCATTGGATGTTGCTAATAAG ATTGGCATCATCTAA